One window of Marinomonas primoryensis genomic DNA carries:
- a CDS encoding PAS domain-containing hybrid sensor histidine kinase/response regulator: MTVFWILLAILYVLGLFWIAIWGDKESPAAKKLTRHPLVYSLSLAIYCTAWTFYGSIGEASRSGWSYLPILLGPILLYLFAFPILRKMITVSRKQNITSIADFISSRYGKRPMTAPLVILISMLAVIPYIALQLKAIGSNFALFVNQDESSASLVVFVATISIGVFAMLFGTRKVEVTEYRSGMMLAIGAESLFKLIAIVAVGLVAIIMTQDFDLDEMSQNVDFSVWNPEQFLSFPFLMQTFMAAAAVICLPRQFHVTVVDHQSNKQSNMARWLFPLYLLIFASIIPPIAIAGQSLFSADINPDTYVIQFALVSDNLPLQMLIFLGGMSATTAMIIVATFALSIMISNDVILPLMLARASAQQQALPLYRRRILMIRRLAMAGILVLSFLYYQKMANNESLAGTGVLAFSLVLQLMPAVLGGLYWKRAHAHGVYTGLTLGFLCWMLMMMLPLSGNIDWGLDTAQSRSELISYGAFISLLANIFGYIVGSLLSTERLIDRIQATAFVSPTTELEKGFFKPKSKATNGDFFVLLETFLGKQKSQQVLSNFEQDYSQTIPNNASPNRLFVDYCERILGGVLGGSSARTIINSILIDKQIKVEEMVTYLDETTQAIQFSQNLLFVSMDNLDQGISVVDKDLRIVAWNKTYLSLYPYPESMLTVGLPVEELIRFNAERGECGVGDIEELVNKRLEHLRKGTTHRFLRRRGSGRVIEMVGNPLPDGGFVTSFTDVTEHIESQQALKEANIDLEKRVEARTEEVQGVNNELMQEIERRNQAEKALISAKAEAEQANASKTEFLALASHDILQPLNAAKLYMGILQSTQLPNDTHQVVNRLSDSLESTEALISTLLEIARLDQGAIQPKLVDCNLQDILAPIVAEFGVIAESKNIRLTTHMRSFRVHTDPIYLRRIIQNFVSNAVKYTQKGRVLLSVRPRSGVVYLQVWDTGVGIPASEQKKIFDDFYRWENTQEPGMGLGLGLVRRMQKQLGLATEIHSTPGKGSCFSIEIPLAQSNIIVALPTPLPIVTPQEKLAHCYVWCIDDEKNNLTAMNTLLTHWQCDCRAFNRFNDALQAEGEAELLLVDYHLDDNQDGLSLITALRARAGKNIPAVLITALRDPELVEQCKKLQITYMAKPAKPAKLRALVQHIHQLREEKK, translated from the coding sequence ATGACTGTTTTCTGGATTCTGTTAGCCATTCTTTACGTTCTAGGCCTCTTCTGGATCGCCATTTGGGGCGACAAAGAAAGCCCTGCAGCCAAAAAACTGACGCGTCACCCATTGGTCTATAGCTTATCGTTGGCCATTTATTGTACCGCTTGGACCTTCTACGGTTCTATCGGTGAAGCCTCTCGTTCTGGCTGGAGCTATTTGCCCATTCTTTTAGGCCCCATTTTATTGTATTTATTTGCCTTCCCAATATTACGAAAAATGATTACGGTGAGCCGTAAACAAAACATCACTTCAATTGCCGACTTTATTTCCTCTCGATACGGTAAACGACCCATGACCGCCCCACTGGTCATACTCATCAGTATGCTGGCCGTCATTCCTTATATTGCCTTGCAGCTGAAAGCCATAGGCTCTAACTTCGCTCTTTTTGTTAATCAAGATGAGTCTTCGGCCAGCCTTGTTGTTTTTGTCGCTACCATTTCGATTGGTGTTTTTGCCATGTTATTTGGTACAAGAAAAGTAGAAGTAACAGAGTATCGTTCCGGAATGATGCTAGCGATTGGCGCCGAGTCTTTGTTTAAATTGATCGCCATTGTCGCCGTTGGCTTGGTTGCCATCATCATGACTCAAGATTTTGATCTAGACGAGATGAGCCAAAATGTGGATTTCTCAGTATGGAACCCTGAACAGTTTTTGTCTTTTCCTTTTCTCATGCAGACATTTATGGCGGCAGCGGCGGTTATTTGTTTACCTCGACAATTCCATGTCACCGTAGTCGATCATCAAAGCAACAAGCAATCCAATATGGCACGTTGGTTATTCCCTTTATACTTGCTCATTTTCGCGTCTATTATTCCGCCCATAGCCATTGCCGGCCAGAGTCTTTTTTCTGCGGACATTAATCCAGACACCTATGTGATTCAGTTCGCCTTAGTGTCAGATAACCTGCCCTTGCAAATGTTGATATTTCTAGGCGGAATGTCGGCCACAACGGCGATGATCATTGTGGCTACGTTTGCTTTAAGTATCATGATCAGCAACGATGTCATCCTACCTCTTATGCTGGCCCGAGCCAGTGCACAACAACAAGCCTTACCCTTATATCGACGTCGCATATTAATGATTCGACGCTTAGCGATGGCCGGCATTTTAGTCCTATCCTTTTTGTACTATCAAAAAATGGCTAACAACGAATCGCTTGCCGGTACAGGCGTTTTGGCCTTCTCTCTTGTTCTACAACTTATGCCCGCCGTTCTTGGGGGACTCTACTGGAAACGCGCACACGCGCACGGTGTTTACACTGGGTTAACATTGGGTTTCTTGTGCTGGATGTTGATGATGATGCTACCACTTTCTGGCAATATAGATTGGGGCTTAGACACAGCTCAATCCCGCTCAGAATTAATCAGCTACGGCGCCTTTATCAGCTTGTTAGCAAATATTTTTGGTTACATAGTAGGGTCTTTGTTATCGACTGAGCGTTTGATAGATCGAATCCAAGCAACCGCCTTTGTTAGTCCTACTACCGAGCTTGAAAAAGGCTTTTTTAAGCCTAAGAGCAAAGCGACCAATGGCGACTTTTTTGTCTTGCTAGAAACTTTTTTAGGCAAACAAAAAAGCCAGCAAGTATTGTCTAATTTTGAGCAAGATTACAGCCAGACCATTCCGAATAATGCATCGCCAAACCGGCTATTTGTGGACTATTGCGAACGCATTTTGGGAGGCGTTTTGGGCGGATCTTCGGCTCGCACCATCATCAACTCCATCTTGATTGATAAGCAAATCAAGGTAGAAGAAATGGTGACCTATCTGGATGAAACCACCCAAGCGATTCAATTTAGTCAAAATCTACTGTTCGTATCCATGGATAATTTAGACCAAGGCATTAGCGTAGTCGACAAAGATCTGCGTATCGTCGCGTGGAATAAAACCTACCTGTCACTTTATCCTTATCCAGAAAGTATGCTAACCGTTGGACTGCCTGTCGAAGAGCTTATTCGCTTTAATGCCGAACGTGGTGAATGCGGCGTTGGTGACATTGAAGAACTAGTAAACAAGCGCTTAGAACACCTTAGAAAAGGCACAACTCATCGCTTTTTACGTCGCCGAGGCAGTGGCAGAGTCATCGAAATGGTCGGAAACCCGCTTCCTGATGGCGGCTTCGTCACTAGCTTCACCGATGTGACTGAACACATTGAAAGCCAACAAGCCTTAAAAGAAGCCAATATCGACTTAGAAAAACGAGTCGAAGCACGAACCGAAGAAGTGCAAGGCGTTAACAACGAGCTAATGCAAGAAATTGAACGTCGTAACCAAGCTGAAAAAGCGTTGATCAGTGCCAAAGCGGAAGCCGAACAAGCCAATGCGTCTAAAACAGAATTTCTCGCCTTAGCCAGCCACGATATTCTACAACCGCTAAACGCCGCCAAGCTTTACATGGGAATATTACAGTCCACCCAGCTTCCTAATGATACACATCAAGTCGTTAACAGACTGTCTGACTCACTAGAGTCAACCGAGGCGCTAATTTCGACCTTGCTTGAAATTGCACGCTTAGACCAAGGCGCCATACAGCCAAAATTAGTGGACTGTAACCTACAAGATATCCTCGCACCGATTGTGGCGGAATTTGGTGTTATCGCGGAGAGTAAAAATATTCGCTTAACCACCCATATGCGCTCTTTTCGAGTACATACCGACCCTATCTACTTACGCCGAATCATCCAAAACTTTGTCTCCAATGCCGTGAAGTACACGCAAAAAGGACGTGTATTATTAAGCGTAAGACCTCGATCTGGCGTAGTGTATTTACAAGTATGGGACACTGGCGTTGGGATTCCAGCGTCAGAACAAAAGAAAATATTTGACGATTTCTACCGCTGGGAAAACACGCAAGAACCCGGCATGGGACTAGGGCTTGGTTTGGTTCGTCGCATGCAAAAGCAACTGGGATTGGCTACGGAAATACATTCAACACCCGGCAAAGGCAGCTGTTTTAGCATTGAAATCCCCCTGGCCCAAAGCAATATAATCGTGGCGTTACCAACACCGCTACCTATTGTAACGCCGCAAGAAAAACTGGCTCATTGCTATGTTTGGTGCATTGACGATGAAAAAAATAACCTGACAGCCATGAATACACTATTAACTCACTGGCAATGCGATTGTCGCGCTTTTAATCGCTTTAATGACGCATTACAGGCTGAAGGTGAAGCAGAATTACTCTTGGTCGACTATCACCTTGATGACAACCAAGATGGCCTATCCTTGATCACGGCGCTCAGAGCCCGTGCAGGAAAAAACATTCCTGCGGTGTTGATTACCGCCCTACGCGACCCAGAATTAGTAGAACAATGCAAAAAACTACAGATTACTTATATGGCGAAACCGGCCAAACCCGCAAAATTGCGGGCTCTGGTTCAACACATTCATCAATTAAGAGAAGAGAAAAAATAA
- a CDS encoding TetR family transcriptional regulator C-terminal domain-containing protein, translating into MSKRQNHREEVFVKILEAAEIEFGLKGYSGASLQHIAERAGLPKPNIIYYFQSKANLYKQVLDQTLMGWNDLFDRATIDDDPAYVLDSFIRVKLKQSFDKGPTSRLFAMEVIGGALHIGDYLKEELRPWFMSRIALLQGWMDTGKMRQCDPASVIYMIWSSTQHYADFEAQVLALSGIESLTDDDLKRIGDTVSGIILTGCGLSLPSNH; encoded by the coding sequence ATGAGTAAACGTCAAAATCACCGTGAAGAAGTCTTTGTTAAAATACTGGAAGCCGCTGAGATTGAATTCGGGCTAAAAGGTTACAGTGGTGCCAGCCTACAACACATTGCCGAGCGTGCTGGTTTGCCCAAACCGAACATCATTTATTATTTTCAATCTAAAGCCAATTTGTATAAACAGGTGCTTGATCAGACCTTAATGGGCTGGAACGATCTTTTTGATCGGGCGACGATAGACGATGATCCAGCGTATGTATTGGACAGTTTTATTCGTGTTAAACTCAAACAAAGTTTTGATAAAGGCCCTACTTCTCGCCTTTTTGCGATGGAAGTTATTGGTGGCGCGCTCCATATTGGCGACTATTTAAAAGAAGAGCTAAGACCTTGGTTTATGTCGCGAATCGCATTACTTCAAGGTTGGATGGACACTGGAAAAATGCGTCAGTGTGATCCTGCAAGTGTGATCTACATGATTTGGTCGTCTACACAACATTACGCAGACTTCGAAGCACAAGTGCTGGCGCTAAGCGGTATTGAGTCGCTGACTGATGACGATTTGAAACGCATCGGAGACACCGTAAGCGGTATTATTCTAACAGGTTGTGGTTTGAGCTTACCTTCTAACCATTAA